One window from the genome of Phycisphaerales bacterium encodes:
- a CDS encoding DegT/DnrJ/EryC1/StrS family aminotransferase, translating to MTQATASTLALDGGAATFDSPVAFMRPQLQPQDVEAAHEVLKSGMLRAAGKCGELETRFAEASQAKHALACANGTCALQLAYRSLFQRGDEVLVPAWTYIATASMLVAEGMTPVWVDSLEDTMQIDVADAAKKVTSKTRGIAATHLYGMPVDVHAIAELAKANDLKVVYDCAQSHLATVDGEGIGTFGDACTYSFYATKNLGTGEGGMITVNDDTLGHDVALLRSHGETDKYLHERIGFNYRMNDITGAIGCSRLDRLLDETNARRAAADHYDTVLGAIDGVLPPGRTKGADSAWHLYTVKLDLDQFTCDRDAFTKALSAEGVPTAVHYPRSLTHQPAFKDYVSDHPPVAEALASKVFCLPMHHELHHATIDRIGEAVAKVAAAYRR from the coding sequence ATGACCCAGGCCACGGCCTCAACGCTCGCGCTCGATGGCGGCGCTGCCACCTTCGATTCCCCGGTCGCCTTCATGCGGCCCCAGCTCCAGCCCCAGGACGTCGAGGCCGCCCACGAGGTCCTCAAGAGCGGCATGCTGCGGGCGGCGGGCAAGTGCGGCGAGCTCGAGACGCGGTTCGCCGAGGCCAGCCAGGCGAAGCACGCCCTGGCCTGCGCCAACGGCACGTGCGCCCTGCAACTCGCCTATCGCAGCCTGTTCCAGCGCGGCGACGAGGTGCTCGTGCCCGCGTGGACGTACATCGCCACCGCCAGCATGCTGGTGGCCGAGGGGATGACGCCCGTGTGGGTCGACAGCCTCGAGGACACGATGCAGATCGACGTGGCCGACGCGGCCAAGAAGGTCACCAGCAAGACCAGGGGCATCGCCGCGACGCACCTGTACGGCATGCCCGTCGACGTGCACGCGATCGCCGAGCTCGCCAAGGCCAACGACCTCAAGGTCGTCTACGACTGTGCGCAGAGCCACCTCGCGACCGTCGACGGCGAGGGCATCGGCACCTTCGGCGACGCCTGCACCTACTCGTTCTACGCCACCAAGAACCTGGGCACGGGCGAGGGCGGCATGATCACCGTCAACGACGACACGCTCGGCCACGACGTCGCGCTCCTTCGCAGCCACGGCGAGACCGACAAGTACCTGCACGAGCGCATCGGCTTCAACTATCGCATGAACGACATCACCGGCGCCATCGGCTGCTCGCGCCTCGACCGTTTGCTCGACGAGACCAACGCCCGCCGCGCCGCCGCCGACCACTACGACACCGTGCTCGGTGCCATCGACGGCGTCCTGCCCCCCGGCCGCACGAAGGGCGCCGACTCGGCGTGGCACCTATACACCGTGAAGCTCGACCTAGACCAGTTCACCTGCGACCGCGACGCGTTCACCAAGGCGCTCAGCGCCGAGGGCGTGCCGACGGCCGTGCACTACCCGCGCTCCCTGACGCACCAGCCGGCGTTCAAGGACTACGTGAGCGATCATCCCCCGGTGGCCGAGGCGTTGGCCAGCAAGGTCTTCTGCCTGCCCATGCATCACGAGCTCCATCACGCGACCATCGACCGCATCGGCGAGGCGGTGGCGAAGGTGGCGGCCGCCTACCGCCGCTAG
- a CDS encoding endonuclease/exonuclease/phosphatase family protein translates to MLNAVLWYVAISLTGPLVVLTLAPLVLTTGSWVVRAWDFPRLQLAALTSVPAVPLLVIILRDAGAWFATALLILLFVMAASGVVQLLPFTRLWSREVEGLGEAARNEDSLRILVANIRYESRQFEAVSDTILEADPDLLLLIEIDETWHGELHSLAQGYPHRIESIADEGLGLALWSRRPLGQGGIEHLISERRPSIVAEVETQDGRTIRFVGLHPTPPGLRDSTGQDRRDSNVRDAELVLLARRIATDPNRNWIVAGDFNDVAWSHTTRLFKRLSGMLDPRVGRKLMNTFHAGRWYLRFPVDHLFVAPGTRIGRLDRVRLPGSDHFGLLATIALEPRSETRPADPDSDADDAHEAAHAVERGAEDAGARGVKSGDPTRSI, encoded by the coding sequence ATGCTCAACGCGGTCTTGTGGTACGTGGCCATCTCGCTCACCGGCCCGCTCGTCGTGCTGACGCTCGCCCCGCTGGTGCTCACGACCGGGTCGTGGGTCGTCCGAGCCTGGGACTTTCCTCGTTTGCAGTTGGCCGCGTTGACCTCGGTACCAGCAGTGCCGCTGCTCGTCATCATCTTGCGAGACGCAGGGGCATGGTTCGCTACCGCCTTGCTCATCCTGCTCTTCGTGATGGCGGCTTCGGGCGTCGTGCAGTTGCTGCCATTCACCCGGCTGTGGTCGCGAGAGGTCGAGGGCTTGGGCGAGGCTGCACGCAACGAGGATTCGCTTCGCATCCTCGTCGCCAACATCCGCTACGAGAGCCGGCAGTTCGAGGCGGTCTCGGACACCATCCTCGAGGCCGACCCCGATCTGCTCCTCCTCATCGAGATCGACGAGACGTGGCACGGCGAATTGCATTCGCTCGCGCAGGGCTATCCGCATCGCATCGAGTCGATCGCGGACGAAGGCCTCGGCCTGGCCTTGTGGTCCAGGCGACCGCTCGGCCAGGGAGGGATCGAGCATCTCATCAGCGAGCGTCGGCCGTCTATCGTCGCCGAGGTGGAGACACAGGACGGCCGAACAATCAGGTTCGTCGGCCTGCATCCCACGCCGCCTGGCCTCCGCGACAGTACCGGCCAGGATCGTCGCGACAGCAACGTCCGGGATGCCGAACTCGTGCTGCTCGCCAGGCGCATTGCCACGGATCCGAACCGCAACTGGATCGTCGCGGGCGATTTCAACGACGTCGCCTGGTCGCACACGACGCGGTTGTTCAAGCGTCTCAGCGGGATGCTCGACCCTCGGGTCGGACGCAAGCTCATGAACACCTTCCACGCAGGGCGGTGGTACCTCCGGTTCCCCGTTGATCATCTCTTCGTCGCTCCGGGCACTCGCATCGGCCGCCTCGATCGCGTCAGGCTGCCCGGCTCGGACCACTTCGGCCTGCTGGCCACGATTGCCCTTGAGCCGAGGTCCGAAACGAGGCCTGCAGATCCGGACAGCGACGCCGATGACGCGCACGAAGCCGCCCATGCGGTCGAGCGAGGGGCCGAGGACGCCGGAGCGAGAGGCGTGAAGTCCGGAGACCCGACGCGATCGATCTAG
- a CDS encoding ANTAR domain-containing protein has translation MNADQPHGEHAAVEGAAEALHGLAVIVAHGRGEMVEQLASIVGRRHAVLCRCNTIQAMFEAAAEKRPQLIVTGIEFSDGDGIEAAVKLGSEKPVPTVIVAERRSLGLVQKAMADHVMAYLVEPIDPIDLEAAIVVARARFEQFEELAGEVDSLRQALADRKVIERAKGAIMADQQVEEAEAFAILRTRAQNARTKLVEVAQGILEHGPSFQPAAGSSPCASDAREGGRA, from the coding sequence ATGAACGCCGACCAACCCCACGGAGAGCACGCGGCCGTCGAAGGAGCCGCAGAGGCCCTGCATGGGCTCGCCGTCATCGTCGCCCACGGTCGAGGCGAGATGGTCGAGCAACTCGCGTCCATCGTCGGACGTCGGCACGCCGTCTTGTGTCGGTGCAACACGATCCAAGCGATGTTCGAGGCGGCCGCCGAAAAGCGGCCCCAGTTGATCGTGACGGGTATCGAGTTTTCCGACGGCGACGGAATCGAAGCCGCCGTCAAGCTGGGATCCGAAAAGCCGGTGCCGACGGTCATCGTCGCCGAGCGGCGTTCGCTGGGCCTCGTGCAGAAGGCCATGGCCGACCATGTCATGGCCTACCTCGTCGAGCCGATCGATCCGATCGATCTCGAGGCGGCCATCGTCGTCGCACGGGCGCGATTCGAGCAATTCGAAGAACTCGCCGGCGAGGTCGATTCGCTGCGGCAGGCGCTCGCGGATCGCAAGGTGATCGAACGCGCCAAGGGCGCCATCATGGCCGACCAACAGGTCGAAGAGGCCGAAGCCTTCGCCATCCTGCGCACGCGAGCCCAGAACGCCCGGACCAAGCTCGTCGAGGTCGCTCAGGGCATCCTCGAGCACGGGCCAAGCTTCCAGCCTGCCGCAGGATCGTCGCCCTGTGCATCTGATGCTCGAGAGGGCGGACGCGCGTGA
- a CDS encoding BLUF domain-containing protein — MSSQIFQLAYVSKRRSSVTDEDIVDGIVLPAITKNRLLGLTGCLWFDEHHFFQVLEGALDAVELMYERISTDRRHESITRILCEDTGGRRFERFGMRAIRSDAARSMPELVTAYSEGRSISVGRAAPWWNPLARSDRRGRDSATAVEPLSLARRVIDELAGWSDATPA, encoded by the coding sequence ATGAGCTCACAGATCTTCCAACTCGCCTATGTCAGCAAGCGTCGTTCGAGCGTCACCGATGAAGATATCGTTGATGGCATCGTACTGCCCGCGATCACCAAGAACCGCTTGCTCGGCCTCACGGGGTGCTTGTGGTTTGACGAGCATCACTTCTTCCAGGTGCTGGAAGGCGCTCTCGATGCCGTGGAATTGATGTACGAACGCATCAGCACCGATCGGCGGCACGAGTCGATCACGCGCATCCTCTGCGAAGACACCGGCGGGAGACGCTTCGAGCGCTTCGGCATGCGGGCGATACGCTCGGATGCGGCCAGATCGATGCCCGAACTGGTTACGGCCTATAGCGAGGGACGGTCGATTTCCGTCGGCCGTGCGGCCCCCTGGTGGAATCCGCTCGCGCGGTCCGACCGCCGAGGACGGGATTCGGCGACGGCGGTCGAGCCCCTGTCGCTGGCCCGACGCGTCATCGATGAACTCGCCGGCTGGTCCGACGCGACCCCGGCGTAG
- a CDS encoding GC-type dockerin domain-anchored protein: MPLLSRLIFSVLASLAAPALALAQAPCADPMAICLPDLDGTTGVRFDGTDTLGQTGASVAFAGDLNGDGIDDLAIGEPDAGGGDGGPGAIYLVYGRAMPFAPRASLESLPPGVATRVTPPDGVVGLGFYLAAIGDLDGDGYDDLAIGCYDRTEAIGRAYVLFGRQGGFPANVRLDDPGVRTLALASGSPLAVAAVAVAPAGDFNHDGSPDLALGAPNAGVGGEAYVLWGREVPGGSEPFPPSLTLGSWPASVGLTLRGGAGQYAGSSLAGAPVGMTADANGDGVDDLLVAAPRTEPAGRDGAGRVYLVFGSPSHGLGSPSIDLPALPLDAGARFDALEERTGMFPRFLGDLNGDGRDDFGLFSPAYGPSGSVDGRAWIRFGRPPHDGFWPIEPLWIPDASRGTEISANFAGTRYFGTSAAAIGDFDGDGLDDAIVGAALTSYSDPWLVEPGRAFILRGARSWPALFDLGSRRDLYIPIDYDVWGQNVGWSVDGLGDFNGDGLNDLTLGGPGRRGSGGEPGSAFVVFGGDAGGPGCPADVDRDGVLTVFDFLAFQNLFDDGDLRADLDGDGELTLFDFLAFQTAFDAGC, from the coding sequence ATGCCACTCCTGAGCCGTCTCATCTTCTCCGTCCTGGCCTCCCTGGCCGCCCCCGCCCTCGCGCTGGCCCAGGCACCGTGCGCCGATCCCATGGCCATTTGCCTGCCCGATCTCGACGGGACCACCGGCGTCCGCTTCGACGGGACCGATACGCTGGGCCAGACCGGTGCGTCCGTGGCGTTCGCCGGCGACCTGAACGGCGACGGCATCGATGATCTGGCCATTGGCGAGCCCGACGCCGGTGGTGGCGACGGCGGACCAGGCGCGATCTACCTCGTATATGGGCGCGCGATGCCGTTTGCCCCGAGGGCGTCGCTCGAGTCGCTGCCCCCGGGCGTCGCCACACGCGTGACCCCGCCCGATGGCGTCGTCGGCCTCGGCTTCTACCTCGCCGCCATCGGCGATCTCGACGGCGACGGCTACGACGACCTTGCCATCGGCTGCTACGACCGAACCGAGGCCATCGGCCGGGCCTACGTGCTCTTCGGCCGCCAGGGCGGCTTCCCCGCCAACGTACGTCTGGACGATCCGGGCGTGCGGACGCTGGCGCTCGCCTCGGGCAGCCCGCTCGCGGTTGCGGCCGTCGCCGTCGCGCCGGCGGGCGACTTCAACCACGACGGCTCGCCCGACCTGGCGCTGGGCGCGCCCAACGCGGGCGTGGGCGGGGAGGCCTACGTGCTCTGGGGCCGCGAGGTGCCGGGCGGAAGCGAGCCCTTCCCTCCCTCGCTCACTCTGGGCTCCTGGCCGGCCTCGGTGGGCCTGACGCTGCGCGGCGGCGCCGGGCAATACGCCGGCTCGTCGCTGGCGGGCGCACCCGTTGGCATGACCGCCGACGCTAACGGGGACGGCGTGGACGACCTCCTCGTCGCCGCGCCGCGCACGGAGCCGGCCGGCCGGGACGGGGCGGGCCGGGTGTACCTTGTGTTTGGCTCGCCTTCCCACGGGCTGGGCTCCCCCTCGATCGATCTGCCCGCGCTTCCCCTGGACGCCGGCGCGCGCTTCGACGCCCTCGAGGAACGGACGGGCATGTTCCCGAGGTTCCTTGGCGACCTCAACGGCGACGGCCGCGATGATTTCGGGCTCTTTTCGCCCGCGTACGGCCCCAGCGGCTCGGTCGATGGCAGGGCCTGGATCCGGTTCGGCCGACCGCCGCATGATGGCTTCTGGCCGATCGAACCACTGTGGATCCCCGATGCCTCGAGAGGGACGGAGATCAGCGCGAACTTCGCTGGTACCAGATACTTCGGCACCAGCGCGGCGGCCATCGGCGACTTCGACGGCGACGGCCTTGACGATGCGATCGTCGGCGCCGCCCTCACCTCCTACTCCGATCCATGGCTCGTCGAGCCCGGCCGCGCCTTCATCCTGCGCGGTGCCCGCTCGTGGCCGGCCTTGTTCGATCTAGGCTCACGCCGCGACCTGTACATCCCCATCGACTACGACGTGTGGGGCCAGAACGTTGGCTGGTCCGTCGACGGCCTGGGGGACTTCAACGGCGACGGCCTGAACGATCTGACGCTGGGCGGCCCGGGGCGGCGGGGCAGCGGTGGTGAGCCCGGCTCGGCCTTCGTCGTCTTCGGCGGAGACGCGGGTGGACCGGGGTGCCCGGCCGACGTCGACCGCGACGGCGTGCTGACCGTCTTCGACTTCCTGGCGTTCCAGAACCTCTTCGACGACGGCGATCTGCGCGCCGACCTCGACGGCGATGGCGAACTCACGCTCTTTGACTTCCTGGCGTTCCAGACGGCGTTCGACGCGGGGTGCTGA
- the hpt gene encoding hypoxanthine phosphoribosyltransferase, with amino-acid sequence MVPHDPHPDAHPDFQGDIERILIDRTRIAMRVAEMGTQIASDLELTTGADRLVVVPVLTGALVFTADLVRTMPMRLRLELIEASSYPGRATTSQGVRLSDMGGSGPTESLTGAHVLIVDDIFDSGRTLAAVRDLVAATNPASVRTAVLLRKEVERAVDMTPDYVGFDVPDAFVVGYGLDYDGWYRNLPNIAVLRQPGG; translated from the coding sequence ATGGTCCCGCATGACCCCCATCCCGACGCCCACCCGGACTTCCAGGGCGACATCGAGCGCATCCTGATCGACCGCACGCGGATCGCCATGCGCGTCGCCGAGATGGGCACCCAGATCGCCAGCGACCTCGAGCTCACCACCGGGGCCGACCGCCTCGTCGTCGTGCCGGTGCTCACCGGGGCCCTGGTCTTCACCGCCGACCTCGTCCGCACCATGCCCATGCGGCTGCGGCTCGAACTGATCGAGGCTTCCAGCTACCCCGGCAGGGCGACGACGAGCCAGGGCGTGAGGCTGAGTGACATGGGGGGCTCGGGCCCGACCGAATCCTTGACGGGCGCGCACGTCCTCATCGTCGACGACATCTTCGACAGCGGCCGCACCCTCGCCGCCGTCCGCGACCTCGTCGCGGCGACCAACCCCGCGAGCGTGCGCACCGCCGTGCTGCTGCGCAAGGAGGTCGAGCGCGCCGTCGACATGACGCCCGATTACGTCGGCTTCGACGTGCCCGATGCGTTCGTGGTCGGGTACGGGCTCGATTACGACGGGTGGTATCGGAATCTGCCGAATATTGCGGTGTTGCGCCAGCCGGGCGGCTGA
- a CDS encoding YciI family protein: MPKFLLMLFDNPADYADVSPEQMQQIVQEYGAWAQQLGQAGKLAAGEKLADEGGKVLTRNGAGVTVTDGPFAESKEVLGGFFIVNAESYDEAVEIARHSPHAKYGCATHVRQIDAV, from the coding sequence ATGCCGAAGTTCTTGCTGATGCTGTTCGACAACCCCGCCGACTACGCCGACGTGTCGCCCGAGCAGATGCAGCAGATCGTGCAGGAGTACGGCGCCTGGGCGCAGCAACTCGGCCAGGCCGGCAAGCTCGCCGCCGGCGAGAAGCTGGCCGATGAGGGTGGCAAAGTCCTCACCCGCAACGGCGCGGGCGTCACCGTCACCGACGGTCCCTTCGCCGAGAGCAAGGAGGTGCTGGGCGGTTTCTTCATCGTCAACGCCGAGTCGTACGACGAGGCCGTCGAGATCGCCCGCCACAGCCCGCACGCGAAGTATGGCTGCGCCACCCACGTCCGCCAGATCGATGCCGTCTGA
- a CDS encoding biotin transporter BioY, translating to MATIRDASPAHEGALSKAQLWALGIPGFALLTAGGAYVSVPLPPDGVPMTLQTLFVVLAALCLGPRAGSLSMLLYVAAGVVGVPLFAEESVGLAVILGQTGGYIVGFVACQPIVGMIVRRSDGLPRGWLAIVAAVLAAHAVIFAMGVPWLAIVRGFTLERAVEGGMLPFLPGMVVKSVIAVLIGLAAAPWCVRRVW from the coding sequence ATGGCCACGATCCGCGACGCCAGCCCGGCCCACGAAGGCGCCCTCTCCAAGGCCCAGCTTTGGGCCTTGGGGATTCCGGGCTTCGCCCTGCTCACCGCCGGTGGGGCGTACGTCAGCGTGCCCCTTCCGCCCGACGGCGTACCCATGACCCTCCAGACGCTCTTCGTGGTGCTGGCGGCCCTGTGCCTCGGGCCGCGAGCGGGCTCGCTGAGCATGCTGCTCTACGTCGCAGCGGGCGTCGTGGGCGTGCCGCTGTTCGCCGAGGAGTCGGTCGGGCTGGCTGTCATCCTGGGCCAGACCGGCGGCTACATCGTCGGGTTCGTCGCGTGCCAGCCGATCGTGGGCATGATCGTGCGGCGATCCGACGGACTGCCCCGCGGCTGGCTCGCAATCGTGGCGGCCGTGCTGGCGGCCCACGCGGTCATCTTCGCGATGGGCGTGCCGTGGCTGGCGATCGTCCGCGGCTTCACCCTGGAGCGGGCCGTCGAGGGCGGCATGCTGCCCTTCCTGCCGGGCATGGTGGTCAAGAGCGTCATCGCCGTGCTCATCGGGCTGGCTGCTGCGCCGTGGTGCGTGCGGCGGGTGTGGTAG
- a CDS encoding pseudouridine synthase, producing MPQPDSTAAPQGQERLHRVLADAGVASRRACEQLIREGHVEVNGEIVTELPSFADPRRDDIRVNGRRIRTPDATVTVLLNKPTATLTTAADEPGMDRRTVLDIVQHPLAPRLFPVGRLDYDTTGLLILTNDGELANRLAHPRYEIPKTYRAIVSGVMTKESLADLERGVVLAHRTQGKTQGAERTQPVRVTVTRQLRDRAHLEITLTEGRNREVRRVLARVGCPVRKLERVAIGPVKLADLRRGHWRDIRPSELKSLKKAVGLLEGGRRGGQSRPRTGRS from the coding sequence GTGCCGCAGCCCGACTCCACCGCCGCCCCCCAGGGACAGGAACGACTGCACCGCGTCCTCGCCGATGCGGGCGTGGCCAGTCGCCGCGCCTGCGAGCAACTCATCCGCGAGGGTCACGTCGAGGTCAACGGCGAGATCGTGACCGAACTGCCTTCGTTTGCCGACCCACGACGTGACGACATCCGCGTCAACGGCCGCCGCATCCGCACGCCGGATGCCACGGTCACGGTGCTCCTGAACAAGCCGACCGCCACGCTCACCACCGCCGCCGACGAGCCGGGCATGGACCGCCGCACGGTGCTCGACATCGTGCAGCACCCACTCGCGCCCCGCCTATTTCCGGTCGGGCGGCTCGACTACGACACCACGGGGCTGCTGATCCTGACCAACGACGGCGAACTGGCAAACCGACTTGCTCACCCGAGGTACGAGATCCCCAAGACCTACCGGGCCATCGTCAGCGGGGTGATGACCAAGGAGAGCCTGGCCGACCTGGAGCGTGGCGTCGTCCTGGCCCACCGCACGCAGGGCAAGACGCAGGGGGCCGAACGCACCCAGCCCGTACGGGTGACCGTGACCAGGCAACTGCGCGACCGGGCGCACCTCGAGATCACGCTGACCGAGGGCCGCAACCGCGAGGTCCGCCGAGTGCTCGCCCGCGTGGGATGCCCCGTCCGAAAGCTCGAGCGCGTCGCCATCGGCCCGGTCAAGCTTGCCGACCTCCGCCGCGGCCATTGGCGAGACATTCGCCCCAGTGAGCTCAAGTCGCTCAAGAAGGCCGTTGGCCTCCTCGAGGGTGGCCGTCGCGGTGGACAGAGCAGGCCACGAACGGGGAGGTCGTAG
- a CDS encoding sigma-70 family RNA polymerase sigma factor: protein MPSEEGAVFALVDHLFRHESGRLSASLVAIFGPGKLDLIEDVVQEALLEALRRWRFKGVPDNPTAWLTQVARRRALDALRRDATLRRHEPALRDWIERNAYARAYGELDEQVRLMLMCCHPSLPAEQRVALTLKLVAGMGTGEIARAFLVTESAAAQRLVRAKRAIRDSGASMDMPEADELEPRMRSVLETVYLLFNDGYSASEGDEVIRRDRFEEACRLGAMLVRDERTASPAAHALLALMLFHASRLETRSDAEGGLLLLEDQDRSRWDRGLIVRGFHHLQRAASGDELTAYHLEAGIAAVHARSASFEETNWREIVSLYDLLREIKPGPVVGLNRAVAIAMAKGMGAGLAELDAIGPLERYAHADVVRGELLRRAGRTKEARACFERALTLPCAKPQRMFVQSRLSMLPAT from the coding sequence ATGCCGTCTGAAGAAGGCGCTGTCTTTGCGCTCGTCGACCACCTGTTCCGGCACGAGTCGGGCAGGCTGTCGGCGTCGCTCGTGGCCATCTTCGGGCCCGGCAAGCTCGACCTGATCGAGGACGTCGTCCAAGAGGCGCTGTTGGAGGCATTGCGCCGCTGGCGCTTCAAGGGCGTGCCCGACAACCCGACCGCGTGGCTGACGCAGGTCGCCCGGCGGCGGGCCCTCGACGCCCTGCGACGAGATGCCACGCTGCGTCGGCACGAGCCCGCGTTGCGCGACTGGATCGAGCGCAACGCATACGCCCGGGCGTACGGCGAGCTGGACGAGCAGGTCCGACTCATGCTCATGTGCTGCCATCCTTCGTTGCCGGCCGAGCAGCGCGTCGCGCTCACGCTGAAGCTGGTCGCGGGCATGGGCACGGGGGAGATCGCCCGGGCGTTCCTCGTCACCGAGTCGGCGGCCGCCCAGCGGCTCGTGCGCGCCAAGCGGGCGATCCGCGACAGCGGGGCTTCGATGGACATGCCCGAAGCCGACGAGCTCGAGCCGCGGATGCGGAGCGTGCTGGAGACGGTGTACCTGCTTTTTAACGACGGATACTCGGCGAGCGAGGGCGACGAGGTCATCCGGCGAGACCGGTTCGAAGAAGCCTGCCGCCTGGGTGCGATGCTCGTGCGCGACGAGCGTACCGCCAGCCCAGCAGCGCACGCGTTGCTGGCGCTCATGCTCTTCCACGCGTCGCGGCTCGAGACGCGCAGCGACGCCGAGGGCGGCCTGCTGCTGCTCGAAGATCAGGACCGATCTCGATGGGATCGCGGCCTGATCGTCCGCGGCTTCCACCACCTGCAGCGGGCGGCCAGCGGCGACGAGCTGACGGCATACCACCTCGAGGCCGGCATCGCCGCCGTGCACGCGCGGTCGGCGAGCTTCGAGGAGACCAACTGGCGCGAGATCGTCTCGCTCTACGACTTGCTGCGCGAGATCAAGCCCGGACCGGTGGTGGGGCTGAACCGGGCGGTCGCGATTGCGATGGCGAAGGGCATGGGCGCGGGCCTGGCCGAGCTCGACGCCATCGGCCCGCTCGAGCGCTACGCCCATGCGGACGTCGTGCGCGGCGAGCTGCTGAGGCGTGCGGGGCGCACGAAAGAGGCCCGCGCGTGCTTCGAGCGGGCGCTCACGCTGCCGTGCGCGAAGCCGCAGCGGATGTTCGTGCAGTCGCGGCTGTCGATGCTGCCGGCGACCTAG
- a CDS encoding GC-type dockerin domain-anchored protein encodes MTTFRSATLAVLLAAPTTALAQTVDFEDLAEGFYGSTFEYAGMFFQDINQVSGVFPDGSTFGPQEFDEVVIEDATFFYDDFPAWGSPENALTFGNAFVPGDNLSIGRISSATIVLDEDQTSVSMDIAYYQDGPWGGIVVHLDAIKLGEVVGSADTITIRDGGGRDSIALGELSISGVEFDELHLYATFGSEFSLPRILIDDIAFGTGCRADFDGDGSLTLFDFLAFQDAFDAGDLAADFDGDGSLTLFDFLAFQNEFDAGC; translated from the coding sequence ATGACCACGTTCCGCTCCGCAACCCTTGCCGTCCTGTTGGCGGCCCCCACCACCGCGCTCGCGCAGACCGTCGACTTCGAGGACCTCGCCGAGGGCTTTTACGGCTCGACGTTCGAGTACGCCGGCATGTTCTTCCAAGACATCAACCAGGTGTCCGGCGTCTTCCCGGATGGATCGACCTTCGGCCCGCAGGAGTTCGACGAGGTCGTCATCGAGGATGCAACGTTCTTCTACGACGACTTCCCCGCGTGGGGCAGCCCCGAGAACGCGCTGACCTTCGGCAACGCCTTCGTGCCGGGCGACAACCTCTCGATCGGCCGCATCTCGTCGGCGACCATCGTGCTCGACGAGGACCAGACCAGCGTCTCCATGGACATCGCCTACTACCAGGATGGCCCGTGGGGCGGCATCGTCGTCCACCTGGACGCCATCAAGCTGGGCGAGGTCGTCGGCAGCGCCGACACGATCACCATCCGCGACGGCGGCGGCCGCGACAGCATCGCCCTGGGCGAGCTCAGCATCTCGGGCGTCGAGTTCGATGAGTTGCACCTCTACGCCACGTTCGGCAGCGAGTTCAGCCTGCCGCGCATCCTCATCGACGACATCGCGTTCGGCACCGGCTGCCGGGCCGACTTCGACGGTGACGGCAGCCTCACGCTGTTCGACTTCCTGGCCTTCCAGGACGCGTTCGACGCGGGCGATCTCGCCGCCGACTTCGACGGCGACGGCAGCCTCACGCTGTTCGACTTCCTGGCGTTCCAGAACGAGTTCGACGCCGGCTGCTGA